One window of the Roseovarius sp. THAF9 genome contains the following:
- a CDS encoding DUF6478 family protein, giving the protein MGLKRSGLDWLAHRRDLRRWRQTVRDATSMTLEQLRAERSEARKLRYHLNELISHADNRLALPMIGSHAFPKPHGTDWSWRPAIWREPLAVPGQSSVLSKTQLGSELTLFHDCQHSELTLRQLRNTREADLAPFGLRMDVFSFDGSFLSLVLDLPEAAVLGLQQRHLIRMDTIVEMEKPLEIFARLNIKHGPNTEQIVRELPLHEEEIMVEFDLAYSKLNEKRIERAWIDLIFENPQMSQVILRDLTFSRRPRAEF; this is encoded by the coding sequence ATGGGGCTGAAACGTTCAGGACTGGATTGGCTGGCCCATCGGCGCGACCTGCGGCGGTGGCGGCAAACCGTGCGCGACGCCACGTCTATGACGCTGGAACAACTCCGCGCCGAACGCTCCGAGGCGCGGAAATTACGCTATCACCTCAACGAGTTGATCAGCCACGCCGACAACAGGCTTGCGTTGCCGATGATCGGCTCCCACGCCTTTCCCAAGCCGCATGGCACCGATTGGTCCTGGCGTCCCGCAATCTGGCGCGAACCGCTGGCGGTGCCGGGCCAATCCTCGGTCCTTAGCAAGACGCAACTGGGCAGCGAGCTGACACTGTTTCACGACTGTCAACATTCCGAATTGACCCTGCGCCAGCTGCGCAACACCCGCGAGGCCGATCTTGCGCCGTTCGGCCTGCGCATGGACGTCTTCAGCTTTGACGGCTCCTTCCTGTCCCTGGTGCTCGACCTGCCCGAGGCCGCCGTGCTGGGCCTGCAACAGCGGCATCTCATCCGCATGGACACCATCGTCGAGATGGAAAAGCCCTTGGAGATCTTCGCGCGGCTGAACATCAAGCACGGCCCGAACACCGAACAGATCGTGCGCGAGCTGCCGCTGCATGAAGAAGAGATCATGGTCGAATTCGACCTCGCCTACTCCAAGCTCAACGAGAAGCGTATCGAACGGGCCTGGATCGACCTGATTTTCGAGAACCCGCAGATGAGCCAGGTCATCCTGCGCGACCTCACCTTCAGCCGTCGACCGCGCGCGGAATTCTAG
- the mutL gene encoding DNA mismatch repair endonuclease MutL: protein MNEISPNISQDRPVIRQLDETAINRIAAGEVVERPASAVKELVENALDAGARRIEVDIADGGKTLIRVRDDGCGMTGDELPLALSRHATSKIDGSDLLNIHSFGFRGEALPSLGSVGRLTITSRAQGFDGVEITVAGGGIGAVKPAALNRGTVVELRDLFYATPARLKFMRTDRAEAQAVGDVIKRLAMAEPFVSFTLRDVSEGREPRVVFRADAESGDLFDALHGRLSQVLGREFAENALWIEAEREGIAMTGYAALPTYSRGSSVAQYLFVNGRPVRDKMLYGALRAAYHDFLSRDRHPAAALFLECDPKLVDVNVHPAKSEVRFRDPGVARGLLVSGLRHALAEAGHRASTTVAGATLGAMRPEPVPQAGGAPVYQMDRPGAAARAASYQMQAPEAGFAEMQSAYSGRVEPEVVERSDEAVTPQSLPLGAARAQVHENYIVAQTETGMVLVDQHAAHERLVYEKLKRQMAENGVASQALLIPEIVELSSGEAGLLLDMAEDLARLGLVIEAFGPGSIAVRETPAILGPCDAGKMLRDVLDELADMGESLNVQARIEAILSRVACHGSIRSGRRMSGEEMNALLREMEATPHSGQCNHGRPTYVELKLSDIERLFGRT, encoded by the coding sequence ATGAATGAAATAAGCCCCAATATAAGCCAGGACCGTCCGGTCATTCGGCAGTTGGACGAGACCGCGATCAACCGGATCGCCGCCGGGGAAGTGGTGGAGCGTCCGGCCTCGGCGGTCAAGGAACTGGTGGAGAACGCGCTGGATGCCGGCGCGCGGCGGATCGAGGTGGATATCGCCGATGGCGGCAAGACACTGATCCGGGTGCGGGACGACGGCTGCGGGATGACCGGGGACGAGTTGCCGCTGGCGCTGAGCCGGCACGCGACGTCGAAGATCGACGGGTCGGACCTGCTCAACATCCACTCCTTTGGCTTTCGCGGTGAGGCGTTGCCCAGCCTTGGGTCGGTTGGGCGGTTGACGATCACCAGCCGGGCGCAGGGGTTTGACGGGGTCGAGATCACCGTGGCGGGCGGGGGGATCGGCGCGGTGAAGCCAGCGGCGCTGAACCGTGGGACGGTCGTGGAGCTGCGGGACCTTTTCTATGCCACGCCCGCGCGGTTGAAATTCATGCGCACCGACCGGGCCGAGGCGCAGGCGGTGGGCGACGTGATCAAGCGGCTGGCGATGGCCGAGCCGTTCGTCAGCTTTACCCTGCGCGACGTCAGCGAAGGGCGTGAGCCGCGCGTGGTGTTTCGCGCCGATGCCGAGAGCGGCGACCTGTTCGATGCGCTGCACGGGCGGTTGAGCCAGGTTCTGGGGCGGGAGTTTGCCGAGAACGCGCTGTGGATCGAGGCCGAGCGCGAGGGGATCGCGATGACCGGCTATGCCGCGTTGCCGACCTATTCGCGGGGGTCGAGCGTGGCGCAGTACCTGTTCGTCAACGGGCGGCCGGTGCGGGACAAGATGCTCTATGGTGCGCTGCGGGCGGCCTATCACGATTTCCTTAGCCGGGACCGGCATCCGGCGGCGGCGTTGTTCCTGGAATGCGACCCAAAACTGGTGGATGTGAACGTGCATCCGGCGAAATCCGAGGTGCGGTTCCGCGATCCGGGCGTGGCGCGGGGGCTGCTGGTGTCGGGGCTGCGCCATGCGCTGGCCGAGGCAGGGCACCGAGCGTCGACCACCGTGGCGGGCGCGACGCTGGGCGCGATGCGGCCCGAGCCGGTGCCGCAGGCGGGCGGCGCACCTGTGTACCAGATGGACCGGCCCGGGGCTGCGGCGCGGGCGGCGAGTTACCAGATGCAGGCGCCGGAGGCGGGTTTCGCCGAGATGCAGAGCGCGTATTCCGGCCGGGTCGAGCCGGAGGTGGTGGAGAGGTCCGACGAGGCGGTCACGCCGCAATCGCTGCCGCTGGGTGCGGCGCGGGCGCAGGTGCACGAGAATTACATCGTGGCGCAGACCGAGACCGGCATGGTTCTTGTGGATCAGCACGCGGCGCATGAGCGGCTGGTCTATGAGAAGCTGAAGCGGCAGATGGCCGAGAACGGCGTGGCCAGTCAGGCGCTGCTGATCCCCGAGATTGTCGAGTTGAGCAGTGGCGAGGCGGGGCTGCTGCTGGACATGGCCGAGGATCTGGCGCGGCTGGGGCTGGTGATCGAGGCGTTCGGGCCGGGCAGCATCGCGGTGCGCGAGACGCCGGCGATCCTGGGGCCGTGCGACGCGGGCAAGATGCTGCGCGACGTGCTGGACGAATTGGCCGACATGGGTGAGAGCCTGAACGTGCAGGCGCGGATCGAGGCGATCCTGAGCCGGGTGGCTTGTCACGGCTCGATCCGGTCGGGGCGGCGCATGAGCGGTGAAGAGATGAACGCGCTTCTGCGCGAGATGGAGGCGACGCCGCATTCAGGGCAGTGCAACCACGGGCGGCCCACCTATGTGGAGCTGAAACTGAGCGATATCGAGCGGCTGTTCGGGCGGACATGA
- the ilvD gene encoding dihydroxy-acid dehydratase: MTKFDKSKLPSRHVTEGPARAPHRSYYYAMGMTEEEIHQPLVGVATCWNEAAPCNIALNRQAQAVKGGVKEAKGSPREFTTITVTDGIAMGHEGMRSSLASREAIADTVELTMRGHCYDAIVGLAGCDKSLPGMMMAMVRLNVPSVFIYGGSILPGKAPQIDEIPEEFRTRDLTVQDMFEAVGWNQNGTMSDKALDALERVACPSAGACGGQFTANTMACVSEAIGLALMNSSGMPAPYESRDQYAEASGRAVMDLLEKNIRARDVVTRKSMENAARVVACTGGSTNAGLHLPAIAHEAGLEFYLDDVCEIFRDTPYFVDLKPGGQYVAKDLYDAGGIPVVMKELRKAGLIHEDCMTATGRSIGEELDRIEREADGKVIYSIDAPLTKTGGVVGLKGNIAPQGAIVKVAGIAPEHQVFTGPARVFECEEDAFAAVQKREYEEGEVIVIRNEGPAGGPGMREMLATTAALSGQGMGKKVALITDGRFSGATRGFCVGHVGPEAAHGGPIAMLKNGDKITIDAIKGELSVDLPDAELEARKKDWPGPRETIYASGALWKYAQLVGETYKGAVTHPGAEAERHVYADL, encoded by the coding sequence ATGACCAAGTTCGACAAAAGCAAACTGCCCAGCCGCCACGTGACCGAAGGGCCCGCCCGCGCGCCGCATCGCTCATATTACTACGCGATGGGCATGACCGAGGAGGAAATTCACCAGCCCCTCGTCGGCGTCGCCACCTGCTGGAACGAGGCCGCGCCCTGCAACATCGCACTCAACCGCCAGGCCCAGGCCGTCAAGGGCGGCGTGAAAGAGGCCAAGGGCTCGCCCCGCGAATTCACCACGATCACCGTCACCGACGGCATCGCCATGGGCCACGAGGGGATGCGCTCGTCGCTCGCCTCCCGCGAGGCCATCGCGGATACGGTCGAGCTTACCATGCGCGGCCACTGCTACGACGCCATCGTGGGCCTTGCGGGCTGTGACAAGTCGCTGCCGGGCATGATGATGGCCATGGTCCGCCTTAACGTCCCGTCGGTCTTCATCTACGGCGGTTCGATCCTGCCGGGCAAGGCCCCCCAGATCGACGAGATCCCCGAGGAGTTCCGAACCCGCGACCTGACCGTGCAGGACATGTTCGAAGCCGTCGGCTGGAACCAGAACGGCACCATGTCCGACAAGGCGCTCGACGCGCTCGAACGCGTCGCTTGTCCCTCCGCCGGGGCCTGCGGCGGCCAGTTCACCGCCAACACCATGGCCTGCGTGTCCGAGGCGATCGGCCTGGCGCTGATGAACTCCTCGGGCATGCCCGCGCCGTATGAATCCCGCGACCAATATGCGGAGGCGTCGGGCCGCGCCGTCATGGACCTGCTGGAGAAAAACATCCGCGCCCGCGACGTGGTCACGCGCAAGTCGATGGAAAACGCCGCGCGCGTCGTCGCCTGCACAGGCGGCTCCACCAATGCCGGGCTTCATCTGCCCGCCATCGCGCATGAGGCGGGTCTCGAATTTTACCTCGACGATGTCTGCGAGATCTTCCGCGACACGCCCTATTTCGTCGATCTCAAACCGGGCGGCCAATACGTGGCCAAGGACCTTTACGACGCCGGCGGCATCCCCGTGGTAATGAAGGAGCTGCGCAAGGCGGGCCTCATACACGAGGATTGCATGACCGCCACCGGCCGCAGCATCGGCGAGGAACTCGACCGCATTGAGCGTGAAGCGGACGGCAAGGTGATCTATTCCATCGATGCGCCCCTCACCAAGACCGGCGGCGTCGTCGGCCTCAAGGGCAACATCGCCCCGCAAGGCGCCATCGTGAAGGTCGCGGGCATCGCGCCCGAGCATCAGGTCTTCACCGGCCCGGCCCGCGTTTTCGAATGCGAGGAAGACGCCTTCGCCGCCGTGCAAAAACGCGAATACGAGGAAGGCGAAGTCATCGTCATCCGCAACGAAGGCCCCGCCGGCGGCCCCGGCATGCGCGAGATGCTGGCCACCACCGCCGCGCTTTCGGGCCAAGGCATGGGTAAGAAGGTCGCGCTCATCACTGATGGCCGCTTCTCCGGCGCGACACGCGGCTTCTGCGTGGGACATGTGGGGCCAGAGGCGGCCCATGGCGGCCCCATCGCGATGCTGAAGAACGGCGACAAGATCACCATCGACGCCATCAAGGGCGAGCTTTCCGTGGACCTGCCCGACGCAGAACTGGAGGCGCGCAAGAAAGACTGGCCCGGCCCGCGCGAGACGATCTACGCCTCCGGCGCGCTCTGGAAATACGCCCAGCTTGTCGGCGAGACCTACAAGGGCGCGGTGACCCATCCCGGGGCCGAGGCCGAGCGTCACGTCTACGCGGACCTCTGA
- a CDS encoding DNA recombination protein RmuC — translation MITIGETTYQLDDPLVMAALAAGGVVLLILVLVILALRAAARTARATEPLAQQLGHLGQNVQSLANGQEGLRSSIQVVSDTATSGQTQLAQMVEQRLAGVQQQMQDRLADNATRSQRALTEMQERMRETLHGSSKQTTNSLTALQERLSAIDKAQDNITKLSGDVLSLQDILSNKQTRGAFGEIQLTDIVSKAMPSDSYSLQATLSNGRRADCLIHLPNPPGPIAIDSKFPLEAYEALRNATSDYELNEAAKFLRTSVKKHIKDISEKYILDGETADGALMFLPSEAVYAELHANFPELVREGFAQKVWIVSPTTCMATLNTMRAILKDARMREQAGAIRKMLGQLHRDVELVLERAGKLETHFDQARRDVEGISTAAERAGKRAAKLDNFDFEELAPEDPVNVVKLGKDS, via the coding sequence ATGATTACGATTGGCGAGACGACCTATCAGTTGGACGATCCGCTGGTGATGGCCGCGCTGGCGGCGGGGGGCGTGGTGCTGCTGATCCTCGTTTTGGTCATCCTGGCGCTGCGGGCCGCGGCGCGGACGGCAAGGGCGACAGAGCCGCTGGCGCAGCAGTTGGGGCATCTGGGGCAGAACGTGCAGAGCCTTGCCAATGGGCAGGAGGGTTTGCGCAGTTCGATCCAGGTGGTCAGCGACACGGCGACCAGCGGGCAGACACAGCTGGCGCAGATGGTCGAACAGCGGCTGGCGGGCGTGCAGCAGCAGATGCAGGACCGATTGGCCGATAACGCGACGCGCAGCCAGCGGGCGCTGACCGAGATGCAGGAGCGGATGCGCGAGACGCTTCATGGCTCGTCCAAGCAGACCACGAACAGCCTGACGGCCTTACAGGAGCGCCTGTCGGCCATCGACAAGGCGCAGGACAATATCACCAAGCTGTCAGGGGATGTGCTGTCGCTGCAGGATATCCTGTCGAACAAGCAGACGCGCGGGGCGTTCGGCGAGATCCAGTTGACCGATATCGTCAGCAAGGCGATGCCGTCGGACAGCTATTCGCTGCAGGCGACGCTTTCGAACGGGCGGCGGGCGGATTGCCTGATCCACCTGCCGAACCCGCCGGGGCCGATCGCCATCGACAGCAAATTCCCGCTGGAAGCCTACGAGGCGCTGCGCAACGCCACGAGCGATTACGAGCTGAACGAGGCGGCGAAATTCCTGCGGACCTCGGTGAAAAAGCACATCAAGGACATTTCCGAGAAGTACATCCTGGATGGCGAGACCGCCGATGGCGCGCTGATGTTCCTGCCCTCCGAGGCGGTCTATGCCGAGTTGCACGCGAATTTCCCGGAACTGGTGCGCGAGGGGTTCGCCCAGAAGGTCTGGATCGTGTCGCCCACCACCTGCATGGCCACGCTGAACACGATGCGCGCGATCCTGAAAGATGCGCGGATGCGCGAACAGGCGGGAGCCATCCGCAAGATGCTGGGGCAGTTGCACCGCGACGTGGAACTGGTGCTGGAACGCGCAGGCAAGCTGGAGACCCATTTCGATCAGGCGCGGCGGGACGTGGAAGGAATTTCCACTGCCGCCGAGCGTGCGGGCAAGCGGGCGGCGAAGCTGGACAATTTCGATTTCGAGGAATTGGCGCCGGAGGATCCGGTTAACGTGGTGAAGCTGGGCAAAGACAGTTGA
- a CDS encoding DNA-3-methyladenine glycosylase I has protein sequence MERCGWVGTDPIYEAYHDTEWGVPEWDSRALWEKLILDGFQAGLSWITILKKRDNFRKAFQGFDPDLIATWGEEDVQRLLGDPGIIRHRGKIEATITNARAWQDIEAEQGFDTYLWSYMGGAPLQNRWTSLAEVPTETEISRAISKDLKKRGFKFCGPTIVYAFMQAVGMVNDHVLTCHRHAPVAAMATPPR, from the coding sequence ATGGAAAGATGCGGCTGGGTCGGCACCGATCCGATCTACGAGGCCTATCACGACACCGAATGGGGCGTGCCCGAATGGGACAGCCGCGCGCTGTGGGAAAAGCTTATTCTAGACGGCTTCCAGGCCGGTCTCAGCTGGATCACGATCCTGAAGAAGCGCGACAACTTTCGCAAGGCTTTCCAAGGCTTTGACCCGGATCTCATCGCCACCTGGGGCGAGGAGGACGTACAGCGCCTCCTGGGTGATCCCGGCATCATCCGCCACCGCGGCAAGATCGAGGCCACGATCACCAACGCCCGCGCCTGGCAAGACATCGAGGCCGAGCAGGGGTTCGACACCTACCTGTGGTCCTACATGGGGGGCGCGCCCTTGCAGAACCGTTGGACCAGCCTGGCCGAAGTGCCCACTGAAACCGAAATATCCCGCGCAATTTCGAAAGATTTGAAGAAACGCGGCTTCAAGTTCTGTGGCCCCACCATCGTCTACGCCTTCATGCAGGCCGTGGGCATGGTCAACGACCATGTGCTCACCTGCCACCGCCACGCACCCGTGGCCGCCATGGCCACGCCGCCGCGCTGA
- a CDS encoding GNAT family N-acetyltransferase codes for MSRFRNARRSDAKRCFEIETAAYEGDEAATLEKIYKRIEGYSDGFIILEERGEIVGFINCGCAHEVEMSDEEFKELVGHDPDAPNVVIMSVVVDAEEQGRGHSRALMDEFVGRMRRMDKATIYLMCKEHHVPLYQKLGFGYLRPSASDHGGMAWHEMSMTL; via the coding sequence ATGAGCAGGTTCCGAAATGCCCGACGATCCGACGCAAAGCGATGCTTTGAGATCGAAACTGCTGCCTATGAAGGCGACGAAGCAGCAACCCTCGAAAAGATATATAAGAGGATCGAGGGCTATTCCGATGGTTTCATTATTCTTGAAGAACGAGGCGAGATCGTTGGCTTTATCAATTGCGGATGTGCCCATGAAGTCGAAATGTCTGATGAGGAATTTAAGGAACTTGTGGGGCATGACCCCGACGCACCTAACGTCGTCATCATGTCTGTCGTGGTGGACGCCGAAGAGCAAGGTAGAGGCCATTCAAGGGCGCTGATGGACGAGTTCGTCGGACGGATGCGACGGATGGATAAAGCAACAATTTATCTAATGTGCAAAGAGCATCACGTGCCGCTCTATCAGAAGCTTGGCTTTGGTTATCTGAGGCCGTCCGCTTCCGATCACGGGGGAATGGCATGGCATGAAATGTCTATGACGCTCTGA
- a CDS encoding patatin-like phospholipase family protein — MKLPDNPPQIVFSGGGLRCFWQGGFLTRLEQTRKFTPERVTGVSGGALAGAAWIAGIEERLLDVMCDAFEKRDHNLDLFAADEAGITPHQRIYCDVVETVLDESAKDRVASGPAFQIQIAHPPSTGHPTMTGTALAAAYEAELHIVGSPHFDWAEKMGLTSQLVDANKAARDGRLVELINAAAVIPPVFEPPLWGDRRVVDGGMAD, encoded by the coding sequence ATGAAATTGCCCGACAATCCCCCGCAGATCGTGTTTTCCGGCGGCGGGTTGCGGTGTTTCTGGCAGGGCGGTTTCCTGACGCGGCTGGAGCAGACGCGCAAGTTCACGCCCGAGCGGGTGACCGGGGTGAGCGGCGGCGCGTTGGCCGGTGCCGCGTGGATTGCCGGGATCGAGGAGCGGCTGCTGGACGTGATGTGCGATGCGTTCGAGAAGCGCGACCACAACCTCGACCTCTTTGCCGCAGACGAAGCAGGCATCACGCCGCACCAGCGCATCTATTGCGACGTGGTGGAAACGGTTCTGGACGAGTCGGCCAAGGATCGGGTCGCGAGTGGTCCGGCCTTTCAAATCCAGATTGCGCATCCGCCCTCTACCGGCCATCCGACCATGACGGGCACGGCGCTGGCCGCGGCCTATGAGGCGGAACTGCATATCGTGGGCAGCCCGCATTTCGACTGGGCCGAGAAAATGGGCCTGACTTCGCAACTGGTCGATGCCAACAAGGCGGCGCGCGACGGGCGGCTGGTGGAATTGATCAATGCGGCCGCGGTGATTCCGCCGGTGTTCGAGCCGCCGCTTTGGGGCGACCGGCGCGTGGTCGATGGCGGCATGGCCGACTAG
- a CDS encoding acetyl-CoA C-acetyltransferase: MTNVVIASAARTAVGSFSGAFANTPAHDLGAAVLEAIVERAGIDKAEVSETILGQVLTAAQGQNPARQAHVNAGLPIESAAWGINQVCGSGLRAVALGAQHIQLGDADVVAAGGQENMSLSPHAAHLRAGHKMGDMKYIDTMIRDGLWDAFNGYHMGQTAENVADKWQITRDQQDEFAVASQNKAEAAQKAGKFDDEVIPFTVKTRKGETVVDKDEYIRHGATMDAMQKLRPAFTKDGSVTAANASGLNDGAAAVLLMSAENAEKRGLEPLARIASYATAGLDPSIMGVGPIHASRKALEKAGWSVDDLDLVEANEAFAAQACAVNKDMGWDPSIVNVNGGAIAIGHPIGASGCRVLNTLLFEMKRRDAKKGLATLCIGGGMGVAMCIERP; this comes from the coding sequence ATGACCAATGTAGTTATCGCTTCGGCAGCACGGACCGCTGTCGGCTCTTTTTCCGGCGCGTTCGCCAACACCCCGGCCCATGATCTTGGCGCGGCCGTTCTGGAAGCCATCGTCGAGCGCGCGGGCATCGACAAGGCCGAGGTTTCGGAAACGATCCTTGGCCAGGTCCTGACCGCGGCGCAGGGCCAGAACCCCGCACGCCAGGCGCATGTGAACGCCGGCCTGCCGATCGAAAGCGCGGCCTGGGGCATCAACCAAGTATGCGGGTCGGGCCTGCGGGCCGTGGCGCTGGGCGCGCAGCACATCCAGTTGGGTGATGCCGATGTCGTTGCCGCCGGCGGGCAGGAGAACATGAGCCTCAGCCCCCACGCCGCGCATCTGCGCGCCGGGCACAAGATGGGCGACATGAAATACATCGACACGATGATCCGCGATGGGCTGTGGGACGCGTTCAACGGCTATCACATGGGCCAGACCGCCGAGAACGTCGCCGACAAGTGGCAGATCACGCGCGATCAGCAGGACGAGTTCGCCGTCGCCAGCCAGAACAAGGCCGAGGCGGCGCAGAAGGCGGGCAAGTTCGATGACGAGGTGATCCCGTTCACCGTCAAGACCCGCAAGGGTGAGACCGTCGTCGACAAAGACGAATACATCCGTCACGGGGCCACGATGGATGCGATGCAGAAATTGCGCCCCGCCTTCACGAAAGACGGGTCGGTCACCGCGGCCAACGCCTCGGGCCTGAATGACGGTGCGGCGGCCGTGCTGTTGATGAGTGCCGAGAATGCCGAGAAGCGCGGGCTCGAGCCTCTGGCGCGGATCGCCTCCTACGCGACGGCCGGTCTGGACCCTTCGATCATGGGCGTTGGCCCGATCCATGCCAGCCGCAAGGCGCTGGAAAAAGCGGGCTGGAGCGTCGATGACCTGGATCTGGTGGAGGCAAACGAAGCCTTCGCCGCGCAGGCCTGTGCCGTGAACAAGGACATGGGCTGGGACCCGTCGATCGTGAACGTGAACGGCGGTGCGATTGCCATTGGCCATCCCATCGGCGCGTCGGGCTGCCGCGTTCTGAACACCCTGCTGTTCGAGATGAAGCGTCGCGACGCCAAGAAGGGCCTCGCCACGCTGTGTATCGGTGGCGGCATGGGTGTCGCAATGTGCATCGAGCGCCCGTAA
- a CDS encoding EAL domain-containing protein: MGEKRLKWANVPKGHHNPLAYAVSARDQSVIQMVEEAVRHGHVMLAYQAVVPSGRQDRPAFYEGLARVLDETGRIIPAREFIDAIEATETGRIVDCLSLEKGIRTLREYPDIRLSINMSARSIGYPRWMRTLKRGLGQDPTLGERLILEITESSAMLVPELVVNFMADLQRKGISFALDDFGAGFTSFRYLKDFFFDILKIDGQFIRGIAENPDNQVLTRALTAIAEQFDMVTVAESVERPNDAVYLQNIGVHCLQGYYFGAPTVQAPWLGTTQTAAMA, translated from the coding sequence ATGGGTGAAAAGAGATTGAAGTGGGCGAATGTGCCAAAAGGGCATCACAACCCGCTGGCCTACGCCGTGTCGGCGCGGGACCAGTCGGTGATCCAGATGGTCGAGGAGGCGGTGCGGCATGGCCACGTGATGCTGGCCTATCAGGCGGTTGTGCCGTCGGGGCGGCAGGACCGGCCGGCCTTTTACGAAGGATTGGCACGGGTGCTGGACGAAACCGGCCGGATCATCCCGGCGCGGGAGTTCATCGACGCGATCGAAGCGACGGAGACGGGCCGCATCGTCGATTGCCTTTCGCTTGAAAAGGGGATCCGCACCTTGCGCGAGTATCCTGATATCCGCCTGTCGATCAACATGTCGGCGCGGTCCATCGGCTATCCGCGCTGGATGCGGACGCTGAAACGCGGATTGGGGCAGGACCCGACGCTGGGTGAGCGCCTGATCCTGGAGATCACCGAAAGCTCGGCCATGCTGGTGCCGGAGCTGGTGGTCAATTTCATGGCGGATCTGCAGAGGAAGGGTATCAGTTTCGCGCTGGACGATTTCGGGGCCGGGTTCACCTCGTTCCGATACCTCAAGGATTTCTTTTTCGACATCCTCAAGATCGACGGGCAGTTCATTCGCGGAATTGCGGAAAACCCGGACAACCAGGTTCTGACGCGTGCGCTGACCGCCATCGCCGAACAGTTCGACATGGTCACAGTGGCCGAAAGCGTGGAGCGGCCCAACGACGCCGTTTACCTTCAGAATATCGGGGTGCATTGCCTTCAGGGCTATTACTTCGGGGCGCCCACGGTACAGGCACCATGGCTGGGAACGACCCAGACGGCCGCGATGGCCTGA
- the phbB gene encoding acetoacetyl-CoA reductase, whose protein sequence is MARVALVTGGSRGIGEAISKKLKEEGYEVAATYAGNDEAAAKFTDETGIKTYKWNVADYDASKAGIETVEAELGPIDVVVANAGITRDAPFHKMTPDQWKDVVDTNLTGVFNTVHPVWPGMRERKFGRVIVISSVNGQKGQFAQVNYAATKAGDIGIVRSLAQEGARAGITANAVCPGYIATEMVMAVPEKVRESIIAQIPAGRLGEPEEIARCVAFLASDDAAFINGSTISANGAQFFG, encoded by the coding sequence ATGGCGAGAGTTGCCCTTGTGACCGGCGGTAGCCGCGGTATCGGTGAGGCCATTTCGAAAAAACTGAAGGAAGAGGGCTACGAGGTTGCTGCCACCTATGCGGGCAACGACGAAGCCGCGGCGAAGTTCACCGACGAGACCGGCATCAAGACCTACAAGTGGAACGTGGCCGATTACGACGCGTCCAAGGCCGGGATCGAAACCGTCGAGGCCGAGCTTGGCCCGATCGACGTGGTCGTGGCCAATGCGGGCATCACCCGTGACGCGCCGTTCCACAAGATGACGCCGGACCAGTGGAAGGACGTGGTCGACACCAACCTGACGGGCGTGTTCAACACCGTGCACCCGGTCTGGCCGGGTATGCGTGAGCGCAAGTTCGGGCGCGTGATCGTGATCAGTTCGGTCAACGGCCAGAAGGGCCAGTTCGCGCAGGTGAACTATGCGGCCACCAAGGCGGGCGATATCGGCATCGTGCGGTCGCTGGCGCAAGAAGGCGCGCGGGCGGGGATCACGGCCAATGCTGTCTGCCCCGGCTATATCGCCACCGAGATGGTTATGGCGGTGCCGGAAAAGGTGCGCGAATCGATCATCGCGCAAATCCCGGCCGGTCGCCTGGGGGAGCCGGAAGAGATCGCGCGTTGCGTGGCATTCCTGGCCTCCGACGACGCCGCCTTTATCAACGGATCGACGATTTCGGCCAACGGGGCGCAGTTCTTCGGGTAA
- a CDS encoding GNAT family N-acetyltransferase: MIPLEKPLRLAVEADAHALADLVNFAGEGLPLHVWTGLAQEGEDPWAVGRARQAEKAREGQVVVIDFGNGAVAGLTGYGIGSEPEEFADDLPALFHPLQELENEALDSWYVNVLACYPENRGQGLGSKLLDVADEIARDAGYKRMSVIVADENVGARRLYERKGYSELDKAPCVKDGWETETEHWVLLVKSLS; the protein is encoded by the coding sequence ATGATACCACTTGAAAAACCTTTGAGATTGGCCGTTGAAGCTGATGCTCATGCACTTGCGGACTTGGTGAACTTTGCAGGAGAAGGTCTGCCGCTCCATGTCTGGACCGGGCTCGCACAAGAGGGTGAGGATCCTTGGGCCGTCGGTCGCGCGCGACAGGCTGAAAAGGCACGAGAGGGGCAAGTGGTGGTAATTGACTTTGGAAACGGAGCGGTTGCCGGTCTCACTGGTTATGGGATCGGATCTGAACCAGAAGAATTTGCAGATGACTTGCCAGCCTTGTTTCATCCCTTGCAGGAACTGGAAAACGAAGCATTAGACAGCTGGTATGTCAATGTTCTGGCTTGCTACCCGGAGAACCGTGGTCAGGGACTTGGTTCGAAGCTGCTTGATGTCGCTGACGAAATAGCCCGCGACGCGGGGTACAAAAGAATGAGTGTGATTGTCGCCGATGAAAACGTGGGAGCGAGACGTTTATACGAGCGAAAGGGATACTCTGAGTTGGATAAAGCCCCATGCGTCAAAGACGGCTGGGAGACCGAAACCGAACACTGGGTTCTCCTGGTCAAGTCGCTTTCCTGA